TGGGACTCTGCTCAAAGTGCGTTAAATGATGATATTGCTTGTTTAACAGGCAACGATAATTGTTCTAAAGGAGATGTTAGAAACTTAACGTTAGTCGAAATATCTGAGTCAGACATGCTAAAAGCTAAAGGTATTTTAGAAAGTAAAGTGCTACCAGAGTGGGCTGAACGCGCGGGAAGTGAGTGGATTCAACGATGGAATAAAACTGTTGGGCATGCAGCGGGTATAGAAATTTCAGTGAATAAGGCTCAATAGTATGATTCGCATTATTTCTTTTTTAAAGAAAATTAATAATGGGATAGCAGTTATTGCAGGTCTAGCTTTGTTAGCCTGCATTACTCTTATTATCCTTGATATTGTATTAAGAGAGATCGGAATTTCTTTTAGTGGTTCAGAAGAAATTTCTGGTTATGTAATGGCTGCGGTTACTAGCTGGGGTATATGTTATGGATTGACCGTTAAAGCGCATGTTCGAATTGATTTTTTACGTGAAAAAGGCAATTTATTAATTAGCTCTTTATTCGATTTAATCGCTTTAGCTGCACTATCTTACGTGGCAGTTTATTTAGCATATTATGCGATACCAGTATTAAGTAAAACTCTTAAATCCGGTGCGTTATCAAACACGGCAATGGAGATCCCTCTTTATTTACCTCAAAGCATTTGGTTAGCTGGATGGATCTGGTTTGCTATTTCTTCTTCTGTACTGTTAATCATATCAATAATATTAGTTATCCAAGGGAAATATGAGATTGTGGATAAGAATATCGGCACTGGAGGTGATTTATGATTTTATTTACTTCAATGGGACTGTTGGGATTATTAGCTCTTTCTATCCCAGTTGGTATTGTATTGTTTTTATTGGCTTTTGGCGTAGATACTTTTTTTAGTCCCTTTCCTTTAATGAGGGGGTTAGGACAAATAGTCTGGTCATCATCAAATAATTCAACATTGATAGCGATTCCTTTTTTTGTCTTAATTGGTGAAATTTTACTTCGTAGTGGGGTGGCTCAAAGAACTTATGCTGCCTTGAATACATGGGTATCTTGGTTACCGGGTGGATTGATACATGCCAATATTGCTACCGCAACAATGTTCTCTGCGACCTCTGGTTCTTCTGTCGCTACAGCTGCTACAGTCGCAACGGTGGCTACACCACAAGGTGAAAAGTTAGGTTACGACCCTAGACTTTTTACTGGCTCTATAGCCGCTGGCGGTACTTTAGGTATTTTAATTCCTCCTTCAATTAACTTAATTGTTTATGGTTTCTTAACTGAAAGCTCTGTTCCTAAATTATTTTTGGCTGGTATTATCCCTGGTATGATGATGGCGCTACTTTTTATGGCCATTACTATTGTGTTATGTAGTCTTTATCCTAAATTAGGCGGTCCAAAACAACATAGCTCTTGGTCTGAAAAAATTGTTGCTCTCAAATCTCTTTCACCCATTCTTTTTCTATTTTTAAGTGTTGTCGGCTCTATTTATATGGGGTGGGCTACGCCAACTGAAGCTGCTGCTATTGGCGTCGTTATTTCATTAGTGATTTCGTTTGCTTACTCTGTTATATCAACTGAAATGTTAATCAAAAGCTTAGTTGGAACGGTTAAAATAACATCAATGATTATGTTAGTCGTTATTGGTGCTTATGTACTTAACTTTGCATTAACAGCTTCAGGATTTGGGAGAGCTCTACAAGAGCTGTTACAAGGATTGGGGTTAAGCCCTATCGGTACTTTATTAGTTATTATATTAACTTATATTATATTGGGATTTTTTATTGAAACGCTGTCACTAATGGTAGCGACAATTCCTATCGTTGTTCCAATCATTATTCAAATAGGCTATGACCCAATTTGGTTTGGCATATTAATGATTATTTTAGTTGAAATGGCTTTAATAACCCCTCCTGTCGGATTGAACTTATATGTCGTCAATTCAGCTCGTAAAAAAGGAAAAATGATGGATGTGATTATAGGTAGTATTCCTTACGTCCTAATCATGTTGTTTATGGTTTTCTTACTCATCATGTTCCCTAGTCTTGCTTTATATTTACCAAACAACTATTAAGGATTTATATGTTATTTACTATTAATGGAATTGAAAGTGACTTTAAAATTAATCATCTTGTTATTGCAGGTTGGACAGCAAGAGATCAAAAAGCTGTGCAGGAGCACATTGATGAATTAGCTGAAATAGGTGTTGCTCCACCTTCAAATGTGCCGCTTTATTATCGTGCTTCTAATTTATTAGTCACTCAGGATGATTTGGTTGAAGTAGTTGGAGAAGGGTCATCAGGAGAAGTTGAACCATTGATCATTAAATCAGGTGGTAAATTATTTTTAGGTATCGGCTCTGATCATACTGATAGAGAATTAGAGGTACAGTCAGTTGCCTTTTCTAAGCAAATTTGTCCTAAACCCGTCTCTAACCAACTGTGGGATTTTGAAGAAGTCAAAGATCATATTGATAAGCTTGAGATGCAATCATGGTTAGATGAAGGAAAAGGGTGGGCCTTGTATCAGACTGGTACATTGGCGTCTATTCGACCTTTAATTGAGCTTATTGAAAAAGCAGCTTTGAAAGAAAATAGTGCAATGTTATGTGGGACTTTTGCTGCAATTGGTGGTGTTCGCAAAACACCTAAGTTCAAAATGTCCCTTGTTGATCCTATTTTGGGACGTACGATCGAAGCGCAATACGATACGGTTGAATTACCTTCGGTAAAATAAATTGTCCTAACATTATCTATTTCAGAGAGTTTTATAATGAAAAATTTATCTAAATTCCCTTGGGAAGAACGTGATTTAGCACAACAATTAACCAAATCGAAAAAGCTTATTGAGCATCAGGCTAGTAATGTTTTTACCGAACTGTTTGACGTGACTGAGTATGCTAATGGTCGCAAGTCATCTCATCATTTAATCAATGAGCAGTATTTAAACAATGCAATAGTGTCGGTTAAAGATTTGTTTGATGTGAAAGGTTATAAAACAAAAGCGGGTTCTACTTTTTTAAATGATGTCGATATTGCAAGTGAAGATGCGGACGCAGTAAAAAGTTTACGTAAAGCGGGTGCTGTTTTTCTTGGCCATACTAATATGACCGAACTCGCTTATTCTGGGTTAGGGGTAAATCCACATTACGGCACGCCAATAACACCGCTTTATAAAGATGAGGACCGTATTGCAGGGGGCTCAACTAGCGGAGGAGCCGTTTCAGTTGCTTTAAAAATTGTAGATATTGCTTTAGGCAGTGATACGGGAGGTTCTTTACGAATCCCTTCAGCTTTTTGTGGTGTAACGGGGTTTAAACCTTCTCAAAATAGTGTTTCTAGAAAAGGCAGTTTACCGCTCTCTTCAAGTTTAGATAGTATCGGACCGATTGCTAATACAGTATCTGAGTGTGAAATAGCATGGGGAGTTATGTCTAATGCTGTCGTTAATAATCCTGTAGCAGAACAGGCTTATTTTGTTATACCTAGTAATTTTGGTATGGATTTACTTGACGAGAAGGTAAAAAAAGCATTTTTAGAAGTCGTTAACATTTTAAAGCAGACTCCTGGAGTGCGAGTTGAAGAGAGATCTTTACCTTTTTTAGACAGTTACAAATTACTTCCTGTGTGGCAATTCTCTGCTTTCGAAGCAATGAATTATTATACTGAAAATTATAGTATCGATCTTGATGAGCTTGATCCGAGAGTCGCTAGTCGTTTAAAGCGAGCAAATTCGATTGATGAAAAACAATTTTTAGCTACCTGTCAACAAAGAAAGTTATTAATAGAAAGGTACAAAACAGAAGAAAAAGGGGCTGTATTATTACTACCTACTGTTGCGATATTACCGCCTAAATTAGCAGAGTTAAGCGCTGATGAAGATTATGACCGCATTAACCTTTTATGTTTGCGTAACACCACGTTAGCAAATGTGTTGGACGGTTGTAGTATCTCTTTACCATATCAATATCAAGGTGATCATATTGGCGTAATGTTGACGGCTAGTAATGGTGATGACAACAATCTACTATCATTATCTAAACGGTTAGAATCTATTATTCTTAAATCCTATTCTGATACGAAATAAAAATAACATTAAATAATATAAAGCCTCAATTGAGGCTTTATATTATTTCTAAATCTAAATCTAAATCTAAATCTCTTTATCTTTTAAATCAATGTTATAAACCGCAAAGCCTAGCGCATCTTTTTCATTACGTTTGGTTAACTTACGTTGTGCATTTTCTGCAATAAAGCGGTTTGCTATTTCACTGTCTTGCGTTTCAAAACGTATATCCAAGGTTGTTGGAGTCTTAATGCCTAAGAAACCCCAGTTATTATCGGCTGATGGATCAACTGCACCTTTTTCGTTGGTTTCATTGGTAATGTAAGCCGCTAACACGTCACGGTTAGTATCTGGTTGTTCCATCACAACATATTCAGAACCTGTACCAGCGAACTTGCCTCCGAATGCTCTGTAGTTATTAGTGGCAATAATAAAGTCTTGTTTCATTAACACATCACCAGTAAGGGTAATATTTTTACCATCAGTATAAGTTAACTCAACAATGCGTTGTGCATCTGGGTTAACCGCCACACAGTCGCTATTAAACCTGCTCGGTTGTGTTACATCCACCTTATAACTAACACCATCGATGACATCAAAATTATAAGTGCGATGATCTTGCCAATTAATTAAATATTGTGGTTCAGAGGAGTTTTTATCAATTTGGTTAAACTGATTTGCGCTGCACTCTAACCAATCTTTTAACTGTGCTCCGGTTATTTTTAATGCAACAACTGTGTTTGGGTAAAGATATAAATCAGCGGCATTTTTATAGGTAAGGTCACCTTTAGCAACTTGAACATAAGCATCAACATCTGAAGAGGTGCTGTGGCGACCACCTGCTTTAAAGGGGGCTGCTGCAGACAATATTGGTAACCCTTTTAAAACTGGATTATCAGAAGCAGCGACTTGATCTTTGATATATTGTAATTGAGCATTAGATACAATTTGTACGGTAGGATCATCTTGTACTAAGGTCAAAAAGCTATACATATCATGATTTGCTTTTCCGATCGGTGCATTCACAAAATCCAAAGTACCTTGATGATCTTCTGTAACTGCTTTATGAATACGTTCATCTGCATCGACTAAAGCAACTTTACTACCTTTTTCATCGCGTTTGAATATTTGACGAGATTCAGACCTCGCACTTTTGACAGTCCACTTTTGGCCATTATGTTCTAACTCAAAATCTATCACACCAAGGTTATCACCCCATCGCCCAGGCATAACGGCAGGAACTCCATTGATTAGCCCTTTTTCGATATCAACATTAGGGATGCTTGCAAATTGTGCGCTTGGAAATACTGAATGACTATGACCAAACATAATGGCATCAATACCATCGACAGTGGTTAACGCATAAGTCGCATTTTCTGCGTGTATATCATTTGGGTTTTCACTTGAGCCTATGCCAGAATGAGGGATTGCGATAATAATATCAGCACCTGCTTTTTGCATGTCAGGTATAAATTTCTTAGCGGTTTCGACAATTCCTTTAACAGTCACTTTTCCTGTTAGATTTTGTTTATCCCATTGTAAAATTTGTGGAGGAACAAAACCGATATAACCAATGTTAATGGTACGGTCTACGCCTTGGTTGTCGATAATATTTGTCTGTTTAATCAGATAAGGTGTGAATAAATTATCACCTTGTTTTTTATTTTCCCAACAGTCTGATTGGCAATAAACATTGGCATTGATGTATGGGAAGTTAGCGCTACTAATCGCTTTTTTAAGAAAATCTAACCCGTAATTAAACTCATGGTTTCCTATATTACCGACTTCATAATTAAGTAAATTCATTGCTTTATAACTAGGGTGAATCGAAAACTCACGGCCTTCCTTAAATTCACTGGCAACATAGTCTCCCATTGGACTACCTTGTAATAAATCACCGTTATCAACTAGTAATGTATTGTCTGTTTCAGTACGAGCGATGTTAATAAGGCTAGCCGTTCGGGCAAGGCCGATAGTGATATCTTGCTTTGTTTGGTAATAATCATAATCCATGACATTGGCATGAATATCAGATGTTTCAAGGATACGTAATGTAGCTGAGTAACTATCATTAGTGGTATCACAACCTACTATGGAAAAAGTGGAAGATATTAAGGCGGCAAGTAGTAATTTATTCACAGAATGTTCCTTTTCTATTTATTTGAAGAGAAGCGCCAATGGTATTGAATAGATTTTAAAATAAATACTTTACGCTATATCATTAGCCTATCAAGTTGAAATTAAATGTTATTTTTAAACTCTTTTAAAACCATGCTTAACAGCTATTCAGAAGCACTAAGAGCAGTGGAAATAAATTAAGAATGCCTAAAAATAGCTAAGAGAAGTTAAAAATAATTAAGGATATTTAAAAGTGGCTATTAACGCTTAATAAGCGACACACATTGGTGTGTTAGCGATGGGATCTTTAATGACTTTTGCTTCAAGTGAAAATACATCGCGTAAAAGCTGCTCTGTAAATACTTCTTCAGGTTCACCTTCTGCTATCACGGCACCTTCTTTCATCACCACTAAATGATCACTATATCGGCAAGCTTGGTTAAGGTCGTGTAATACCACTATCACGGTTTTTCCTTTATTTTTCATTGCTTGCATTAACTTCATTAATTCAATTTGATGGGATAAATCTAAATAAGTGGTTGGCTCATCAAGCATGATGATGTCAGTGTCTTGTGCGAGGATCATCGCTATCCATGCGCGTTGTCTTTGACCACCTGACAGTGACTCTACGGCTTGTGTGGCAAATTCACTGACTTGCGTTTCTTGCATTGCCGCGTTGACGATACTCTTATCTTGGTCACCTAATTTCCCCCAATGAGAGATATAAGGTGAGCGTCCGTATTCAACTAAACGCTGTACCGTAATGCCTTCTGGGGTAATTAATATTTGCGGTAATAAAGACATCTTTTGTGCCAACTGTTTATCGGCATAACTACTTAATGGTTGGTTGTTGAGCAAAACTTGCCCTGCATTGGCTTTATTAATGCGAGCTAGTGCTTTTAATAAAGTAGATTTACCGCAGCCGTTAGGGCCAATTAATGCCGTAATCTTGCCCTTTTGTAGTGTCAGGTTAAGATCGTTGATGATGACTTTATCAGCGTATGCAATCGTGAGGTTTTCAGTTGAAATCATTACCAGGCCTTATAGCGTTGCAGTAAAAAAATAAAGTAGGGCGCACCGATTAAGGACGTTAATACACCCGCAGGTAATTCTAAAGGAGGTTGTAAACCCCGCGCTAACGTATCAGCAATAATCAACATTAAGCCACCAAGTAGCGCTGAACTTGGGATAAGATATTTATGGTGATGCCCAAATAACATGCGTGCAAGATGTGGTGCTAATAAACCAATAAAGGCGATGGTCCCTGCGACAGCAACACTGATGCTGGCTAGTATCACCGCGGTTAACAATGCCATTAATTGTAGTTTTGATGGGCGAATACCTAAAGACGTAGCACAATCTTCACCGAGCCCCATCACATCAAGGCGCCACGCGAGCCAAAAAGCAAAGGGGATAATGACCGCTAATGTTCCCCAAATAAGAGGGACTTGTGTCCAGTTTCGTCCCCATAAACTACCTGTTAACCACACCATTGCCGTATTAATTTCAATAGGATTTACAATCATTAAAAAATCGATTCCGCTTGATAAAAAAGTACTGATCGCGATACCAATCAGTGCCAGTCTCATCGGCGTAGGGCGGGTTTTGTAGGCTATGAATAAAATGATTGCGGCGGCGATTAATCCACCAGACAGTGCCGTTAATAATAATAAATAAACAGGCGCCGCAGCATAAAAAACTAATAAAGTCGTTGCAGCTAATCCAGCACCTGCGCTAATACCCATTAAGTCGGGAGAGGCGAGCGGGTTTCTAATCACACCTTGAATTAATGCGCCTGATAACCCTAATCCTGCACCGACACCCAGTGCGAGAAAAATTCTTGGTAAACGGTATTGGTTAATAATGAAGTCATATTCACCTCGCTCGAATAAGGTGTGAATTATATCTGCCATTGAAATATCTGATGCACCAACAAATAAACTGGTCATAGAAAATAACAGAACCAATGAAGATAAAATGACAAAATACAATAGCGGTAACTTTATCGTTTTCATGACATCTTATTCCGAATGGTAAGGTACACAAAGAAAGGAGTGCCAATTAAAGCAGTGATCACGCCAACGGGTGTTTCTGCAGGAAAAGCAATGCCACGTGCCAATGAGTCAGCCCAAGCAATCAGACAGCTTCCAATTAATGCACTAACAGGTATGAGTAATAGAAAGTTATTATTAACCAACCGTCTCGCAATATGCGGCACTATTAGACCAATAAATCCAATCGGCCCGACAACAGCAACGCTCGACGCAGTGAGTAAAACAATAGCGATACAGGATAAAAAGCGGGTGAGCCTAATATTGATACCTAAACTAACGGCAATATCATTACCTAACGCTAAGAGATTTAAGTTTTTAGCAACATAAAATGCAATCAACAAACCCAACAAGCTGGTGGGCCATAATGACTGCCAATCTTGCCAATCTATATTAGCCAGCGAACCTGATAACCAAGTGATCACACTATAAGCTCTGTCATCGGCTAAAATAACCGCGGCACGGGTGACACCAATTAATAATGCGTTAATGGCAATACCTGCTAATACCAATTTTAAAGGGTTCGCACGATCAGAGAAAAAACCACCTAATAAAATAACTAAACCTCCACTCACCACTCCTCCAACTGCCGCAGCAAGTAAACTCGAAACGTCCCCTAAAATATGTATACCAATGCTCGATAAAGCAATGAAACAAGCTGCGCCTGAATTAATGCCTAAAACAGAAGGTGAGGCGAGAGGATTGCGTGTTAGCCCTTGCATTAACACACCCGCGACAGCGAGATTTGTGCCAATTAACATGCCTGTTAATAATCTAGGAACACGGGTTGTCGCCAGTATTTGCTGTTCGATGCTGGTGTCATCAAAGTGAAATAAGTAAGCGTATACATGTGAGAAATTTAGCGGAAAGCTTGACCATGCTATTAGTGAATAACTGAATGTTAATACTAAAAGGATAGGCACAAACAGCAATGCACTGTAATGACGAGTAGAGAGGAGCATGTTCTGTGGTTTACCTTACATAAGATTTAATCGTCATTATTTGTTAAGGCGCAACGATAAAAATCAGCATCACCCATAGGTTAAGCATTCTATTTTAAATGAAAATAACAATCAATATCAAATAAAAGTATTATCTCAAGCAAAAAGGCTTTTGGGTCTTGCAGATGATATAGCTTATCAATATCATTCGCAACTGGGTCGTCATATTGAAATAAATTAAATGAACCCGAATATCTTATGTAGAAGGCCGTAAACGGATTTTCTCTCAACTTACACTATAACAATGAGCAGCCTCAATGAAATTTGCTATTAACCCTGTCACCCAAAGTCTTGTCCTGATTTTAGGATTATCGTCGTACAGCTATGCTGACGAAGTAACAGAACTCGATCCCATAGTGGTTGTTGGTCAACAAAATTCTTATCTAAATCCAGAAGTTAGCACGGCGACTAAAAGCAATGTTGATCCATTAGATACACCACTAACAGTTAACGTTATTAATCAGCAATTTTTAGAAGATATTAGAGCTGAGTCATTGGAAGATGCTTATGGTTACACTACTGGCTTAAGTCGTTCGGGGACTAACGCGAATAGTTTTACTCTACGTGGTATTGGCTCTGATCTTAACTCTATCCAAGTGAATGGGTTACCTGGTTTAGCTTCTCGTTTTGGTTCACCTACCACTGCTAATGTGGAACAAGTTGAAATACTAAAAGGTCCTGCTTCGATTTTATACGGACAAATTCAACCGGGTGGTTTGGTTAATATCATCACTAAAAAACCACAAGATGTTGCTTCTCTTCGTTTTGATGTCTCTAGTAACAGTTATAGCACTGGGGTAAGTGAATTCGGTGAGGATAACAGCTTTACTGGGACCGTCGATGCAACAGGGCCACTTAACGATCAAAAAACCTGGTTATACCGTTTTATTGTGAGCGCTGAAGATACTAACTCATACCGTCAAGATGTTGATACTCAAAATTACTACTTATTCCCAACATTAACCTATCGTCCGAATACCGACACTGAAGTAACTTTTGGCTTAGAGCTACAGTCGGAAACGCGTGTACCTGATGATGGCTTAGCTGTGTTAAATAATGATATCAACCAAATTTCATCTTTTGATACACATTACCAATCCGCTGATGATACTGCTGAAGATAAAGGGTTGGTGGCTTTTGCGACTTTCAATACGATGGTCACGGATAATTTTGATGTGACCGTGGATTGGCGA
Above is a genomic segment from Psychromonas sp. L1A2 containing:
- a CDS encoding FecCD family ABC transporter permease; its protein translation is MLLSTRHYSALLFVPILLVLTFSYSLIAWSSFPLNFSHVYAYLFHFDDTSIEQQILATTRVPRLLTGMLIGTNLAVAGVLMQGLTRNPLASPSVLGINSGAACFIALSSIGIHILGDVSSLLAAAVGGVVSGGLVILLGGFFSDRANPLKLVLAGIAINALLIGVTRAAVILADDRAYSVITWLSGSLANIDWQDWQSLWPTSLLGLLIAFYVAKNLNLLALGNDIAVSLGINIRLTRFLSCIAIVLLTASSVAVVGPIGFIGLIVPHIARRLVNNNFLLLIPVSALIGSCLIAWADSLARGIAFPAETPVGVITALIGTPFFVYLTIRNKMS
- a CDS encoding bifunctional 2',3'-cyclic-nucleotide 2'-phosphodiesterase/3'-nucleotidase; translation: MNKLLLAALISSTFSIVGCDTTNDSYSATLRILETSDIHANVMDYDYYQTKQDITIGLARTASLINIARTETDNTLLVDNGDLLQGSPMGDYVASEFKEGREFSIHPSYKAMNLLNYEVGNIGNHEFNYGLDFLKKAISSANFPYINANVYCQSDCWENKKQGDNLFTPYLIKQTNIIDNQGVDRTINIGYIGFVPPQILQWDKQNLTGKVTVKGIVETAKKFIPDMQKAGADIIIAIPHSGIGSSENPNDIHAENATYALTTVDGIDAIMFGHSHSVFPSAQFASIPNVDIEKGLINGVPAVMPGRWGDNLGVIDFELEHNGQKWTVKSARSESRQIFKRDEKGSKVALVDADERIHKAVTEDHQGTLDFVNAPIGKANHDMYSFLTLVQDDPTVQIVSNAQLQYIKDQVAASDNPVLKGLPILSAAAPFKAGGRHSTSSDVDAYVQVAKGDLTYKNAADLYLYPNTVVALKITGAQLKDWLECSANQFNQIDKNSSEPQYLINWQDHRTYNFDVIDGVSYKVDVTQPSRFNSDCVAVNPDAQRIVELTYTDGKNITLTGDVLMKQDFIIATNNYRAFGGKFAGTGSEYVVMEQPDTNRDVLAAYITNETNEKGAVDPSADNNWGFLGIKTPTTLDIRFETQDSEIANRFIAENAQRKLTKRNEKDALGFAVYNIDLKDKEI
- the fecE gene encoding Fe(3+) dicitrate ABC transporter ATP-binding protein FecE, with protein sequence MISTENLTIAYADKVIINDLNLTLQKGKITALIGPNGCGKSTLLKALARINKANAGQVLLNNQPLSSYADKQLAQKMSLLPQILITPEGITVQRLVEYGRSPYISHWGKLGDQDKSIVNAAMQETQVSEFATQAVESLSGGQRQRAWIAMILAQDTDIIMLDEPTTYLDLSHQIELMKLMQAMKNKGKTVIVVLHDLNQACRYSDHLVVMKEGAVIAEGEPEEVFTEQLLRDVFSLEAKVIKDPIANTPMCVAY
- a CDS encoding amidase family protein, with protein sequence MKNLSKFPWEERDLAQQLTKSKKLIEHQASNVFTELFDVTEYANGRKSSHHLINEQYLNNAIVSVKDLFDVKGYKTKAGSTFLNDVDIASEDADAVKSLRKAGAVFLGHTNMTELAYSGLGVNPHYGTPITPLYKDEDRIAGGSTSGGAVSVALKIVDIALGSDTGGSLRIPSAFCGVTGFKPSQNSVSRKGSLPLSSSLDSIGPIANTVSECEIAWGVMSNAVVNNPVAEQAYFVIPSNFGMDLLDEKVKKAFLEVVNILKQTPGVRVEERSLPFLDSYKLLPVWQFSAFEAMNYYTENYSIDLDELDPRVASRLKRANSIDEKQFLATCQQRKLLIERYKTEEKGAVLLLPTVAILPPKLAELSADEDYDRINLLCLRNTTLANVLDGCSISLPYQYQGDHIGVMLTASNGDDNNLLSLSKRLESIILKSYSDTK
- a CDS encoding TRAP transporter small permease subunit gives rise to the protein MIRIISFLKKINNGIAVIAGLALLACITLIILDIVLREIGISFSGSEEISGYVMAAVTSWGICYGLTVKAHVRIDFLREKGNLLISSLFDLIALAALSYVAVYLAYYAIPVLSKTLKSGALSNTAMEIPLYLPQSIWLAGWIWFAISSSVLLIISIILVIQGKYEIVDKNIGTGGDL
- a CDS encoding TRAP transporter large permease encodes the protein MILFTSMGLLGLLALSIPVGIVLFLLAFGVDTFFSPFPLMRGLGQIVWSSSNNSTLIAIPFFVLIGEILLRSGVAQRTYAALNTWVSWLPGGLIHANIATATMFSATSGSSVATAATVATVATPQGEKLGYDPRLFTGSIAAGGTLGILIPPSINLIVYGFLTESSVPKLFLAGIIPGMMMALLFMAITIVLCSLYPKLGGPKQHSSWSEKIVALKSLSPILFLFLSVVGSIYMGWATPTEAAAIGVVISLVISFAYSVISTEMLIKSLVGTVKITSMIMLVVIGAYVLNFALTASGFGRALQELLQGLGLSPIGTLLVIILTYIILGFFIETLSLMVATIPIVVPIIIQIGYDPIWFGILMIILVEMALITPPVGLNLYVVNSARKKGKMMDVIIGSIPYVLIMLFMVFLLIMFPSLALYLPNNY
- a CDS encoding FecCD family ABC transporter permease; the encoded protein is MKTIKLPLLYFVILSSLVLLFSMTSLFVGASDISMADIIHTLFERGEYDFIINQYRLPRIFLALGVGAGLGLSGALIQGVIRNPLASPDLMGISAGAGLAATTLLVFYAAAPVYLLLLTALSGGLIAAAIILFIAYKTRPTPMRLALIGIAISTFLSSGIDFLMIVNPIEINTAMVWLTGSLWGRNWTQVPLIWGTLAVIIPFAFWLAWRLDVMGLGEDCATSLGIRPSKLQLMALLTAVILASISVAVAGTIAFIGLLAPHLARMLFGHHHKYLIPSSALLGGLMLIIADTLARGLQPPLELPAGVLTSLIGAPYFIFLLQRYKAW
- a CDS encoding DUF2848 domain-containing protein, with protein sequence MLFTINGIESDFKINHLVIAGWTARDQKAVQEHIDELAEIGVAPPSNVPLYYRASNLLVTQDDLVEVVGEGSSGEVEPLIIKSGGKLFLGIGSDHTDRELEVQSVAFSKQICPKPVSNQLWDFEEVKDHIDKLEMQSWLDEGKGWALYQTGTLASIRPLIELIEKAALKENSAMLCGTFAAIGGVRKTPKFKMSLVDPILGRTIEAQYDTVELPSVK